One window of Zalophus californianus isolate mZalCal1 chromosome 3, mZalCal1.pri.v2, whole genome shotgun sequence genomic DNA carries:
- the LOC113920384 gene encoding neo-calmodulin-like — MAEFKKAFSLFDEDGDGTITTKEFGTVMRSLGQNPAEAELQAMINEVDVDGNGTVDFPEFLTMMARKMKDTDSEEEIREAFRVFDKDGKGYISVAELRHIMTNLGEKLTDEEVDEVITEADIDGDGQVNYEEFVQMMTAKCSTLNYIPPF; from the coding sequence ATGGCTGAGTTCAAGAAAGCTTTCTCCCTATTTGACGAAGATGGCGATGGCACCATCACAACAAAGGAATTTGGAACTGTCATGAGGTCACTGGGACAGAACCCAGCAGAAGCCGAATTGCAGGCCATGATCAATGAGGTGGATGTTGACGGAAATGGCACCGTAGACTTCCCAGAATTTTTGACTATGATggctagaaaaatgaaagatacagACAGCGAAGAAGAAATTCGTGAGGCATTCCGAGTCTTTGACAAGGATGGCAAAGGTTATATCAGTGTGGCGGAGCTACGCCACATCATGACCAACTTAGGAGAAAAACTAACAGATGAAGAAGTAGATGAAGTCATCACAGAAGCAGATATTGATGGAGATGGACAAGTCAACTATGAAGAATTTGTACAGATGATGACTGCAAAATGTTCTACTTTAAACTACATTCCCCCCTTCTAG